The Myxococcales bacterium genome includes the window GAGGCGATAGACGATGGCGCGCTCGCTGGTGCCAAACCAGATGCTCTTGTCGCTCGCTAAGGTAATCGCGGTAATGCGCTTGTCGCCGCTGGCAAACGCGAGCTTGGCCGCGCCGCTGGTGGAGATAGCCCACAGCTGGCCCGTAGGCCCCGTTCCGGCATAGAGCGTCCCCGCTGAGGCCGCCAAGGCCCAAACGGTCTCGACGTCCTTGATGGTGCAAAAGCTGGCCGCCTTGCCAGTGCGCGGGTCGAGCTTCCATACGACATTGCCCGGCAGCGTCGCGGCATACACGGCATCACCCCAGGTGGTGAGCGCGGTAATCGCGATGGCGCCGGGAATGGTCGCAAACGGCGTGGCCTTGTCGCCATCGATCTTATAGATGGCGCCCTTGTCGTCGGTGCCTGCGAGCACCGTGCCGCTGGCAAGGCGCACGGCAGCCCAAATGCCGTTGCCTGGCACGGTCACCCGCTTGGTGAGCCATCCGGGGCGCACCTCACCGGTTGAGGCGACATAGCCGTCTTGGGTGTCGCCGGCATCAAAGTGCGCAAAGGACTCGAGCGTCCAGGTTTGCGTTGGCGCCGCGGTGACCGCGCGCGGCGGCAGCAACATGGTCGCAAACGAGGTCAGGGCGAGGCTGGTGGTGACGAGATGCGCGAGGGCAGGTTTGGATTTCATGGTGGGCCTGAGGTGCCTAAACTGGGTAGCGGTCAGGAGGCGAGGTAGGGAAGGTTAGCGGCGAGGCGCGACGCGCAAGAGCAACGCCGCGCTGCCCATCATGGGGCGTGGCGATGGGGCGGTGCTGCGATAGACGCTGCGAAAGGGTGCGAGCGCCCGGGTTGAGGTGAGGGGGGCGAGCTTGTCCGCAACCGACGCTGGTAAATCTCGCACGACGATGCCATCGAGCGTGGCGCCCTCGGTCGGCGACGAAATATTTACGACGAGCTGCGTACCCGGCACGAAGCCTCGCAAGAAGGCATAGAGCGAGGCGGCATCGGCGGGCGCGGGGACATCTGGGGCGACGCGTCCGCCGGGCAGGACCTCGAGCGCGATCTGTGAGCCAGCGAGGTGGGCGGGAATTTCGACCGCGACGCGGTCGGTGTAGAGCTTGTCGTATTTGCCGCGTGAGAGGACCTCGACCCAGTTCTTCTCTCCGGCGATGAGCATGCCCCCGCTGACGCGCATGTCGTAGATTTCGCTCGCTTCGCTGGAGAATTCGACGCTCGCCTTGATGCTGAGCCCCGCGATGGGCACCTTGATAAAGGGATTACGCATAAGCGGCGAAATCAGCCGCAGCGCGCGAAATGCGATCAGCGCGTCGGCGGCGCCGGTAGCCGAATAGGTCCAGTCGACAAAGGTAAGCGGCGGCAACCCGCGCAGTTGCAGCGTCGACTCGATTTTCAGCACGACGTCACCGATGTCGGGCACATAGAGCTCCAGCGCGCTGACGGTGGCCGCCGCCGCAAGCGAGGCGGTCATCGATGGGTCTTGCATCACCTCGACGTTGAAGGTCTTGGTGAGGCGTTTGCCGCCCGAGGCAGGCAACGAGATCTCGATGCCCACCGGCAGCATCGCGCTGCGAAAGCGCGTATCGGCCATGATCATCGATTGACGATCTTGCAAGAGCGCGCCGATTTCTCGTTGTGGCGAGGCGAGCACGAACGGAAAACTCGCTGCCGCGACGACCGCATGGACTTCGGCGGTCGCCACCGGGGCATACGCCTCACCACTTTGAAACATCGGATGCCCGAAGGCGAGCACCCGATCGCCGTCGATATACGAGACGGTGCCCGTGCCCGCGGCGGACATATCACCGCGAATCATGATGACCGAAATGGGGCCGCCCATGGTGAAGGCGGTCGGGCCTGTTTCGCTGCCCGTGCCCCCACCCCCGCCGGCGCGCATGGGCGTCACGTTGTATGGCGCCAACGCGTCCTGTAAGTACGCAAAGGCGCCGTCGCTGGCCCCAGAAATCGAAAGCGGCACCGACGCGTAGTAGCCCTCAACGGTTGGGCGAGCCGGGCTTGGTGCGGCCGGAGACGCGGCGGCTATGGGCGCCGAGGTCGCGGTCGCGAGCATCTGCTGACCAAATTCGAGCCGGCCCATGGCAGCCGTTGGCGATCTGCTGATGCCGGGGCCATCAACGGCGCCAACGCCGGTCCCACGCGGCGTCACGAAGCCCTCTTCCAGCATATAGGCGATCGGGGTGCAGCCGCCAAAGGCTACCTTGTTAAATTGAAATCCATAGGAGAACGCACACATCAACTTGTTGTCGACGAAAATCGGGCTGCCAGACATGCCGCGCCAAAATCCGCTCACCGCCAACTTGGGGTCGCTCGACTTCAGGAGGATGATGTCCATTTTCGGCAAGAAGTTGTGCATGACGCTAACCACCTCGATCGAAAACTTCTCTGGTGTCGATCCCGCAAACGTGGTGAGCCCATACCCTTGTTGCCCTCGCTTGACCTGTGCCAGCGGAAACAGCGGCGGCGGCGCGGCCGCAACCTCGACGGATTGCGCGGCGAGCAGGCAGACGATCGCCCAACCAAACACTAGCTGCTTCATTGCGAAAAATCATAGCGCCGCCCGGTAGGCGCGACCATCGCCACGCCGTGATTCCGTTCACATTTGCGCGCCGCAAGCGGGCGGCGCCTGTTCAGTAGCGGCGCGGTGCGATGGGCAAAGCGTGCGGTTACATGTGGGTTTTTTGACATTTTTTTGTCAGCGCTTGTTTAGGCTTTGACACCGCCACTTGCGAAGGCCGCGCCGCGAGGGTGCGCCGGGACGGCACGGGTTGTGCAGTGGCATCGTGGCATGTACGCCGAAACTTGGAAATCGATCTCCGTCATGGTGCAGCGCTCGGAGCGGTGGTGTCGCTATATGGCCAAGCAAGCCGCGCGCCCGCTGCCGGTCTATAAGGTGGGCGGCATCGTGCGTCTCGATGAAAGCGACTTTCAGCGATGGATTGGCGAGCAGAAGCGGGCCAGCGCCTGCGAAACCCCGGCTATTATGGCCGCGTGAAAGGGTCGCCGCGCGTATCGCTGCCGTCGTGCCATGAGGAGGAGCCGGGGGCAGGGCCGTGGCCTAAGCCATGGCTCCTGGCAGCCGTCGCGCTCACCGCGCTTGGCGGGTGCCGCCGCCCAGCGGCGATAAACTCGCAGATTAGCAACGCCGACGATCGTGTGGCAGCTGAAGAGCCAACGGATGATCTCATGCAAGCGCTGACGGCTGAGGTGCTTGAAGGCTATGAGCGCGGTAATGACCCGTTCGCGCCTGAGCTCGGCGATTATGTAGGGATAGGGGTGGGGCCGCGCGAGCTTTGGTCCGCGCCGGAGGATTTCTCGATGCCTCTGGCCATCTATGGCCGCGGCTACTCAAATCGGTTTACGGCCCACATCTCGACGCTCGGCTCATCGGGATGGGTCACCGATGACGTCAGTTGGCGAGTCGAGGTGTGTGGGCGCGTGCTGTCGATCCCGCTGCGCTACACCGCGGTCATGCGTCGCGATGGCGAACGCTGGTATCCGTTGATGCAGCAGGTTTCCATCGCAACGCGCGACGTCGCCGCCGCGGACGCAACCGATGAGGCGGCGGCCGTCGCGGCGGTGAGCGGTCGAGTTCCGGCGCAGGCCCCACCACCCGAGCTTGATGGCACCATGGCGTTGGCGCTGGCGGGGCAGGCCGGCGCGTCGCTCGATGTGATCGGCCCGATGGCAGCGGCCACGGCGCGGCCAACTGCCGAGGCTGCCACGGGGCTGGTCGAACTCATCCAATCTGGTCGGGTGCTGGCCGGATCCGCGCAAGCGGGGGCGGTGGCGGCGCGCGGCGCCAAGGATGAAGGCGCCGTCGGATATTGGGTGGGCGTTATCCGCGTCGACGCCGCGGCCGCCCAACGTTTGTTCGCGGGGCAGGTGGTGGCGCCGGTTTCGTCGCCGACCGAGCTCGTTGGTGAGCTAGACCTCCGCGTCGCGGTCGTGCTGACCCAGCAAAAACAACAGTGGGTCGCGGCGCACCTGCACGTCTCGTTGGCGATTGGCTACGAACGCCTGGTTCGGCGCATGTTCGGCAGTCAGGTTGCCTCCCTTACGCCGCTTGATTTTGTGTGTGACTAAACAGAACGCATTGAGTGGGGATCTTGCGGTGTACGGCTTCGCGAGCCTCGTTACAGCCAGACGGCTGCGCCTCGGCATCGCTGCAGGCGTGCACCACAATTTCCTCCACCCACTGCGTTCTGTTCTTCGCCAATTTTTGTTTTGGATTATGCGGTTATGTTTAGCGACCCGTCGCCCGCCGTCGCCTCGCGTTGCCCAAGCGTGGCGATATGCGGATCGGTGAGGTAGGTATCGGTGAGGCGATGCTTTTTCACGAAGATCCACCGCAGCGGCAACGTCACCAGACGCGCGATGCCGCCGATCAGTTTGCCGCCATAAGCTTCGAGCACCAGCGCGGTGCGTGCAAACGAGCCGAGCTCGGCCAGGGGCGCGGTCAAAACGCCCATGCGCAAAAGCCTGGTTTCGGCGCAGGCATTGGCATGCGCCAAAAATCGCGGCAGTTGCGACAACACGGGGTGACCTTGCGGCAATCGCGCCTCCATAAACCGCGCGAGGCGGGCGACGCCCCACATCGAAACCAAGGATAGGCCGAGCAGGCGGCGTCGCAGCCATGCCTTGCCGGCAATGGCGCGCATGGTTTGCTGTTCGCCAAACTCGACGTGACGCTCCTCTTGTTTGACGGCGCGGCGCAGGATCTCGACGGACGGGCCATGATCGAGGGTATCGATGATCGCGTAAAATGCGTTGAGCACAAAGCCTTCGCCTTGCGCCATTTCGAGCGCCACGTGCTCGGCCCAACCACCGCCCATCATGCCGGTGGCCAAGAACCGCACCGCAGGGTGGGCGGGACCGGGCTTGCATCCCAGCATCTGCATGATGCGCAGGAAATTTTCCACGTGCTGCATCTCTTCCAGCGACTGGCGGGCAAGAAAGCGCGCCGCGTCGTAGTCGGGCGCGTCATACAGCCAATGGCCAATTTGGATGCCGGTCACTTCGCCGTAGAGAAACTGGTTCATCATCCACTGCAAGGCCTCGCGATCGGCCACGGGGTCTAGCTTGGCGCCGGAAAAATCAAAAGTCAGTTCTTGGCGAGACAGCAGCATGGGCCAACTGTACTTGCGTCGGAGCGGAAAAGCACGCGGATCTGAGGGCCGCGGCGGGTGGCTTAGCCAGCGGCAAAAAGCCGCTGAGAGGCAGCGATGGCGTCGGAGCGCACGCGGGCCACGTCCAGGGTGAGCAGGCGCCGATCGCGCACGACGAGCTTGCCGTCGACCGCGACATGGGTGACGTCGCGCCCGGTCGCGCTAAACGCCAAGAACGAGGTTGGATTGGCAAATGGCGTGGCCGTCAGCGAATCGGTGGCGACCGCGATGACGTCGCCGCGCTTGCCAAGCTCGATCGTGCCGAGCTGATCGGCCATGCCCAGGCAGCGCGCGCCGCCGAGCGTCGCCATGCGCAGCACCGTCTCAGGGGCAATCGCGCGCGGATCGCGATGGCCGGCGTGCACGCGGTGCAGCAACGCCGCCAGCCGCATTTCGCCAAAACCATCGAGCGTGTTGTTGCAGGGGGCGCCGTCGCAACCGATGCCAACCGAGACGCCCGCGGCAAGCAAGGCCGGCACATTGGCGATGCCCGACGCCAGCTTGAGGTTCGACGCGGGGCAGTGCGCGACGTTG containing:
- a CDS encoding ferritin-like domain-containing protein, which codes for MLLSRQELTFDFSGAKLDPVADREALQWMMNQFLYGEVTGIQIGHWLYDAPDYDAARFLARQSLEEMQHVENFLRIMQMLGCKPGPAHPAVRFLATGMMGGGWAEHVALEMAQGEGFVLNAFYAIIDTLDHGPSVEILRRAVKQEERHVEFGEQQTMRAIAGKAWLRRRLLGLSLVSMWGVARLARFMEARLPQGHPVLSQLPRFLAHANACAETRLLRMGVLTAPLAELGSFARTALVLEAYGGKLIGGIARLVTLPLRWIFVKKHRLTDTYLTDPHIATLGQREATAGDGSLNITA